In the Candidatus Rhodoblastus alkanivorans genome, one interval contains:
- a CDS encoding McrB family protein, translating to MPDIKSIYEQQFLPAQNKEWFFTYRGDVVWAAGLDEAAFRSPQAQQGLWERDGITGIGPGNSVTVKGAYADAEIIDALWSLKNWEAPADSKEVAKHLDAEFERILALVSPRHSDRRPSARLARVFAMLRPYDVLCLMDWSRTAQLRSWLEKPTFGLHMIGQNVIARAALREALGPEKSLDDAIAYNQFAWFAWEMVPSDDAKAAGPQAAESDVIKGPTDVPRLVILPAVMQRKGMFYVTDNLRVILSIVRAAETGVEKEDLLQQIAEEAPALNAGSRAQVLSQAASMGLIIVEHGVYRVTPNGRRLLEGESPANVLTPFFVRSIFGFALILDDLRESSILTRGEIAKRAQGYYPKWTSEFAPNALVTWMRELDLISVAGAGRSAQIQLTENGQYWVTGLPANLKTPDHLLTDQMPEEPLIVSPAHIYDVEPPPFTPAKIDAVLSHFRESPETSRFIYSDEQVRVLHAALHSAEGKRFVLLAGLSGAGKTSIAKAYAQAYCAALGIAPNAHYTQVAVWPDWTDPSGLLGFVNPLASPPDYHRTEALRLLMAANTNQDKPYFLCLDEMNLARVEHYFAPFLSAMEGRRTELAIHAGDVEIDEVPPRMPWPENLFIFGTVNMDETTHPFSDKVLDRAFTFEFWDIDLAAWKEKAAKGDDAVAFDVIFNLLQSLYQALEPARRHFGYRTCDEVLRFCTAPAGLELLSALDAAVLTKILPKLRGDAGGALPEALQKALDICNATKLPRSAHKLQQMQKSLSALGIVRFWS from the coding sequence GTGCCCGACATCAAATCTATTTACGAGCAGCAGTTCCTCCCGGCGCAAAACAAGGAATGGTTTTTCACCTATCGCGGCGACGTCGTCTGGGCGGCAGGACTCGATGAGGCGGCGTTCCGCTCGCCGCAGGCCCAGCAGGGCCTCTGGGAACGAGACGGCATCACTGGCATTGGACCGGGCAATTCCGTCACCGTGAAAGGGGCTTATGCAGACGCGGAAATCATTGACGCGCTTTGGTCACTCAAAAATTGGGAAGCGCCGGCCGACTCAAAAGAAGTTGCCAAGCATCTGGACGCCGAATTTGAACGCATCCTTGCCCTGGTGTCGCCGCGTCACTCCGACCGTCGCCCATCGGCGCGATTGGCGCGCGTATTCGCTATGTTGCGACCCTACGATGTACTGTGCTTGATGGATTGGTCGCGCACGGCACAATTGCGCTCGTGGCTCGAAAAGCCGACCTTCGGTTTGCACATGATTGGCCAGAACGTCATCGCCCGAGCGGCATTACGGGAAGCCCTCGGTCCGGAGAAAAGCCTCGACGACGCTATCGCTTATAATCAGTTCGCTTGGTTCGCTTGGGAGATGGTGCCGTCGGATGATGCAAAGGCGGCAGGGCCTCAGGCTGCTGAAAGCGACGTGATCAAGGGACCAACCGATGTCCCGCGGTTGGTGATCCTGCCCGCGGTAATGCAACGCAAGGGCATGTTTTACGTCACTGACAATTTGCGGGTGATCCTGTCGATCGTTCGTGCAGCCGAGACCGGTGTCGAAAAGGAGGATTTGCTCCAGCAGATCGCCGAGGAAGCGCCGGCCCTAAACGCAGGATCGCGCGCGCAGGTCCTTTCGCAAGCGGCGTCGATGGGGCTGATCATCGTCGAGCATGGCGTTTACAGGGTCACGCCCAACGGTCGCCGCCTTCTGGAAGGCGAAAGCCCCGCCAATGTGCTGACGCCCTTTTTCGTCCGTTCGATCTTCGGCTTTGCGCTCATTCTCGATGATCTGCGCGAATCCAGCATTTTGACCCGCGGCGAAATCGCAAAGCGTGCACAGGGCTATTATCCAAAATGGACTTCGGAGTTTGCGCCGAATGCTTTGGTAACCTGGATGCGGGAACTCGATCTGATCTCCGTGGCAGGGGCGGGTCGCTCAGCACAAATTCAACTTACCGAAAACGGGCAATATTGGGTTACCGGATTGCCCGCCAATCTGAAAACACCGGATCATTTGCTCACTGACCAGATGCCTGAAGAGCCGCTGATTGTCTCGCCCGCACACATTTATGACGTTGAGCCGCCCCCCTTCACGCCGGCGAAAATCGACGCCGTGTTGAGCCATTTTCGTGAAAGTCCGGAGACCAGCCGCTTCATCTATAGCGATGAACAAGTTCGGGTGCTCCATGCAGCGCTGCACAGCGCCGAGGGTAAACGTTTCGTGTTGCTTGCCGGACTTTCCGGCGCAGGCAAGACATCAATCGCCAAGGCATACGCTCAGGCCTATTGCGCGGCGTTGGGGATTGCGCCAAACGCACATTACACACAGGTTGCTGTCTGGCCGGACTGGACCGATCCTTCTGGCCTGCTCGGCTTCGTCAATCCCCTAGCGTCGCCGCCTGATTATCACAGGACGGAAGCCCTGCGCCTTTTGATGGCGGCCAACACCAACCAGGACAAGCCATATTTCCTCTGCCTCGATGAAATGAACCTCGCGCGGGTCGAGCATTATTTCGCACCATTTCTTTCCGCAATGGAGGGCCGCAGAACCGAACTCGCCATCCATGCCGGCGATGTCGAAATCGATGAGGTGCCCCCAAGAATGCCGTGGCCCGAAAACCTCTTCATCTTCGGCACGGTCAACATGGACGAAACCACGCACCCCTTTTCCGACAAGGTGCTCGACCGCGCCTTCACGTTCGAGTTTTGGGACATCGATCTCGCGGCGTGGAAGGAGAAGGCCGCAAAAGGCGACGACGCCGTCGCCTTCGATGTCATATTCAACTTGCTTCAATCGCTCTATCAGGCGCTGGAGCCAGCGCGCCGACACTTCGGCTACCGAACATGCGACGAAGTCCTCCGCTTTTGCACCGCGCCCGCCGGTTTGGAATTGCTCTCGGCGTTGGACGCCGCCGTCCTGACGAAAATCCTGCCGAAGCTTCGGGGCGACGCAGGCGGCGCATTGCCTGAGGCCCTGCAGAAGGCCCTGGATATTTGCAACGCGACCAAGCTGCCGCGTTCGGCGCACAAGCTTCAACAGATGCAAAAGAGCCTTTCGGCGCTCGGGATCGTGCGGTTCTGGTCCTGA
- a CDS encoding nuclease domain-containing protein — MQRDQAAAFGAQASTDAKEPFGARDRAVLVLNMLELAPYRIVAGERQDLTLGAGGWACFEGDTIYIDTRTKNLPVMRVAGAELPAGGLKNDSEGFSARFEIPIMTWAGRTLIEARDGEKIVTTTLEIDPHQQKLGANEFDKMLAELSERSQGLVWGLSPGAAKGMISMSTLAIVHPAVITSQLPVFERLLERYVAAPPMVTLRVRDAFPLNFSRRADLITLRWLGRRPAVLKAVTGDKDVGAFMDARTPIDQPSAVLSTDHPITRYFAYVLRRLRRRFKESVDVLRQTRGRPFLDPTIEAHAEMLAATIEAAARRLDALLVLPLFKQITPEPIGETTLQALSDHPLYAAIYRAARKLLEPGLAYDPGGDLQSSLKHTYDLFELFVLYRIVDGLPGLLGPGWSVGKAKALPYIGREERLPDRAAWGFSGPDGFRLELRYQQWFSRARIPPDLRMFSSLSGVFIPDYIIVLRKDGKPVSWIILDAKYRSGGQAIDQGLADIHRYRDALRIRGLPANGAFIIVPALQDGNAPYVTPEYVENHSFGVLPITSTNWLKTAVNFLHISSISKS, encoded by the coding sequence TTGCAACGCGACCAAGCTGCCGCGTTCGGCGCACAAGCTTCAACAGATGCAAAAGAGCCTTTCGGCGCTCGGGATCGTGCGGTTCTGGTCCTGAACATGCTGGAGCTTGCCCCCTATCGAATTGTCGCCGGCGAGCGCCAGGATTTGACGCTCGGCGCGGGCGGCTGGGCCTGTTTCGAGGGCGACACGATATACATCGACACGCGCACCAAGAACCTGCCCGTGATGAGAGTTGCCGGCGCTGAGCTTCCTGCGGGCGGGTTGAAGAACGACTCCGAAGGCTTTTCGGCACGGTTTGAAATCCCCATAATGACATGGGCGGGCCGCACGCTCATTGAGGCGCGAGACGGCGAAAAGATTGTCACCACGACGCTGGAGATCGACCCTCATCAGCAAAAGCTCGGCGCGAACGAGTTCGACAAGATGCTCGCCGAGCTATCCGAGCGGTCGCAGGGCCTGGTCTGGGGCTTGTCGCCGGGCGCGGCGAAAGGAATGATTTCCATGTCCACGCTCGCTATCGTCCATCCTGCAGTCATCACCAGCCAGCTGCCAGTGTTCGAGCGACTGTTGGAGCGCTATGTAGCCGCGCCGCCTATGGTGACGCTCCGTGTTCGCGATGCCTTTCCGCTCAATTTCTCGCGCCGCGCTGATCTGATCACTTTGCGTTGGCTCGGGCGCCGCCCCGCCGTGCTGAAAGCGGTGACTGGCGACAAGGACGTTGGAGCTTTCATGGATGCGCGAACGCCCATTGATCAGCCCAGCGCCGTCCTGTCCACGGACCATCCGATTACCCGTTATTTCGCTTATGTCCTTCGACGGCTTCGCAGGCGGTTCAAGGAAAGTGTTGACGTTCTGCGTCAAACGCGTGGTCGGCCGTTTCTTGATCCAACGATCGAAGCGCACGCCGAAATGCTCGCGGCGACAATTGAGGCGGCGGCGCGCCGGCTGGACGCCCTTCTCGTGCTGCCGCTCTTCAAACAGATCACGCCGGAGCCCATTGGCGAGACCACGCTTCAGGCACTGAGTGACCACCCGCTCTATGCCGCGATTTACCGCGCCGCCCGAAAGTTGCTGGAGCCCGGCCTCGCCTATGATCCAGGCGGCGACCTCCAATCGTCGTTGAAGCACACTTATGATCTGTTCGAATTATTCGTGCTCTATCGAATTGTCGACGGGTTGCCTGGTCTCCTCGGACCGGGCTGGTCAGTCGGCAAGGCGAAGGCGCTGCCATACATCGGCCGTGAGGAACGGTTGCCAGACAGGGCGGCCTGGGGGTTCAGCGGACCAGACGGCTTCAGACTCGAACTACGATACCAGCAATGGTTTTCGCGGGCGCGCATTCCACCGGACTTGAGGATGTTTTCGAGCCTGAGCGGCGTCTTCATACCGGATTACATTATCGTGCTGCGCAAAGATGGCAAACCTGTCAGTTGGATAATCCTCGACGCCAAATATCGGTCTGGTGGGCAGGCGATCGATCAAGGATTGGCTGATATTCATCGGTATCGAGATGCTTTGCGAATTCGTGGGCTCCCCGCGAATGGCGCGTTCATCATCGTGCCGGCGCTGCAGGATGGAAATGCGCCATATGTCACTCCCGAGTATGTTGAAAATCACTCGTTTGGCGTTCTTCCAATTACCTCCACGAACTGGCTGAAGACGGCCGTGAATTTCCTGCACATTTCCAGCATTTCCAAATCTTAG
- a CDS encoding tyrosine-type recombinase/integrase, producing MSKINPQNERIKRDYLRFLKEARGKSEATLDAIRKALARFEDYTGARDFKTFRREQAIAFKERLAETNGCRSGEALSHSTQTSTLTALKEFFTWLAWQPGFKSKIHVPDIEYFSPSNRDIATAKAPKLRDFPSLEQVRAVIAAMPTETVIDRRNRALVTFAILTGIRDRALASLCLRHVDMSKAPPLVRQEPDRVATKFAKSINTFFFPLGDDLTEIVREWIDELRTIHLFAPNDPVFPKTKVGQGQDMGFQAFGIEAQHWCDASPVRAIFRQAFERAGLPYFPPHSFRHTLGHLMQKTCRTPEQIKAWSQNLGHENIATTLTSYGKIDPHRQGDVIGAISLEPEVPDADLRAKLRALIA from the coding sequence ATGTCCAAGATCAACCCGCAGAATGAACGCATCAAGCGCGATTATTTGCGCTTCCTGAAGGAGGCGCGCGGCAAGAGCGAGGCGACGCTCGACGCCATCCGCAAGGCGCTGGCGCGCTTCGAGGATTACACGGGCGCCCGTGACTTCAAGACCTTTCGCCGCGAACAGGCTATCGCTTTCAAGGAGCGTCTCGCCGAAACCAACGGCTGCCGCAGCGGCGAGGCCCTCAGCCATTCGACGCAAACCAGCACACTCACCGCCCTTAAGGAATTTTTCACTTGGCTGGCGTGGCAGCCCGGCTTCAAGTCAAAAATCCATGTTCCCGACATCGAATATTTCAGCCCGTCGAACAGGGACATCGCGACGGCGAAGGCGCCCAAGCTTCGCGATTTCCCGAGCCTTGAACAGGTCCGGGCCGTCATCGCGGCCATGCCTACCGAAACCGTGATCGACCGCCGGAATCGCGCGTTGGTGACCTTTGCGATTCTGACCGGGATTCGCGACCGCGCGCTGGCGTCCCTCTGCCTTCGTCATGTCGACATGAGCAAGGCGCCGCCGCTGGTTCGGCAAGAACCGGATCGCGTGGCGACGAAGTTTGCCAAAAGCATCAATACGTTCTTCTTCCCGTTGGGCGACGACCTGACCGAAATCGTCCGCGAATGGATCGACGAATTGCGCACGATCCACCTGTTCGCGCCGAATGATCCTGTCTTTCCCAAAACGAAGGTTGGCCAAGGGCAGGACATGGGCTTTCAGGCCTTTGGAATTGAAGCGCAGCATTGGTGCGACGCCTCGCCGGTGCGGGCGATATTTCGCCAAGCTTTCGAACGGGCGGGCCTGCCTTATTTCCCGCCCCACTCCTTCCGGCACACTTTGGGGCATTTGATGCAGAAAACTTGCCGGACGCCGGAACAGATCAAGGCATGGAGCCAGAACTTGGGCCATGAGAACATCGCCACCACGCTCACGTCCTACGGCAAGATCGATCCGCACCGCCAAGGCGACGTGATCGGCGCTATTTCATTGGAACCGGAGGTGCCTGACGCTGATTTGCGGGCGAAACTTCGCGCTTTGATTGCATAG
- a CDS encoding helix-turn-helix domain-containing protein, with product MLTPIKKPARRRRYPVNRIKQSSSYDPGEIAKLFGVHRNTVRHWLKDGLKAIDDRRPILVHGAALKAFISEKQRARRQKCAPGEFFCFRCRAPRKPWGNIADASWHTDKIAKLTGLCCVCDTAMHRSVRRADLPKFAALIDIQPMASERLRDSPNASANSDFNKDRSHVQDQPAE from the coding sequence ATGCTCACGCCAATCAAAAAACCCGCGCGGCGTCGGCGCTACCCGGTCAACCGGATCAAGCAATCGTCCAGCTACGATCCGGGCGAGATTGCCAAGCTCTTCGGCGTTCACCGCAACACCGTCCGGCACTGGCTCAAGGACGGCCTCAAGGCCATCGATGATCGCCGCCCTATCCTCGTTCATGGGGCGGCGCTGAAGGCGTTCATTTCCGAAAAGCAGCGGGCGAGGCGTCAGAAATGCGCGCCTGGCGAATTCTTCTGCTTCCGGTGCCGAGCGCCCCGCAAGCCTTGGGGCAACATCGCTGACGCCTCCTGGCATACCGACAAGATCGCGAAGCTCACCGGCCTTTGCTGCGTTTGTGACACGGCAATGCACCGCTCGGTCCGCCGGGCCGACCTCCCGAAATTCGCGGCGCTGATCGACATTCAGCCGATGGCGTCGGAGCGATTGAGGGATAGCCCGAATGCCAGTGCAAACAGTGACTTCAACAAGGACCGGAGCCATGTCCAAGATCAACCCGCAGAATGA
- a CDS encoding helix-turn-helix transcriptional regulator, translated as MNTGKEDFKPSFIRLEQVKARTGLSRSTLYAYIREGRFPAPVAISERCIAWVEGEIDGWIAERIASRRA; from the coding sequence ATGAACACCGGAAAAGAAGACTTCAAGCCCTCTTTCATTCGTCTTGAACAGGTGAAGGCGCGCACCGGCCTCAGCCGCAGTACTCTTTACGCTTATATCCGCGAAGGCCGTTTTCCGGCGCCCGTTGCCATTTCTGAGCGGTGTATCGCTTGGGTGGAAGGCGAAATTGACGGCTGGATTGCGGAGCGCATCGCCTCTCGCCGGGCTTGA